In gamma proteobacterium HIMB55, the genomic stretch ACAACAACGAAGAGCAATGATACAACCCAGAGCGTATAATGCGCCGGTACGTAAAGCCAAACCCGCTAGCTAGGAGTATTTGTGTCCACCCAAGACGTGTCTACCATCGACGATGTTCGAATCGATGGCATCAACGACCTCGTTTCTCCAAATGAGATTATTACCAATTACCCTGTGCCTGCCGAAACCGCAGAACTCATCGAGGCGACACGGAGCCGCATTTCTAACATTATGCGCGGCGAAGACCCTCGCTTGCTCGTGGTCATTGGGCCCTGCTCGATACACGACGCGGATGCAGCATTGGAGTACGCACAGAAATTGATGCATGTCCGTAACCAATACGCCGATAAGCTTGAAGTGGTCATGCGCACCTATTTTGAAAAACCCCGCACTAGCCTTGGCTGGAAGGGTTACATAAATGACCCATTCTTGAACGGCAGTTTCAAGATCAACGAAGGGCTGGCGCTAGCGCGCGAGCTGCTACTCACCATAAACAATATGGGCTTACCTACCGCTGGTGAGTTTTTAGATGCGATCACACCGCAGTACGTTGCCGATCTTATGTCCTGGGGTGCAATCGGCGCACGAACCACGGAAAGTCAGGTCCATCGCCAACTCGCGTCAGGGCTCTCCTGCCCTGTCGGATTCAAAAATGGAACCGAGGGGAACGTCCAGATTGCGGTTGACGCTATCAGAGCGGCCGGCGCAAGCCATCATTTTCTATCCGTAACAAAAACGGGAACAGCCGCTATTGTCAAAACGGCGGGCAATCCCGATTGTCACTTGATCCTGCGCGGCGGGCTGAAACCCAATTATGATGCGGCTAGCGTCCGAGAAGCTGAGCTCTTACTGGAAAATGCGGGACTGACATCAGGCTTGATGGTGGATTGCAGCCACGCAAACAGTCAGAAGGACCACGCAAAACAAATCGGCGTGTGTAAGAGCATTGTCGACCAACGACGCGAAGGGTCATCAGCAATCAAAGGCGTCATGATTGAAAGCCATCTCGTGGGTGGCAATCAACCTATCGCAGCACCCGACGAATTGGCATACGGGAAAAGTATTACCGATGCCTGTCTGGGATGGGCGGACAGCGAGATGCTTCTAGAGGCGCTTGCGAACGGTTGAGGAACTCACCCACATCTACAGCGCTAATTCGGACGCACGAAACGCTTCCTGCTCCCTAGCGAAAAACTATGGAAACGCTGGCGCAGTGATAGGACCGTCAGGCTCGTCAGATTCAATGAGTTCGATAATCGGCTGATTAAATCCACGTTTTAGGCCTGCCAGCGACCGACGGTTCTTGCCCATCATGGGCGCGGCGACTTGGAGTCCCAGCTCCTCGAGTGTATCGAGAGTACCGATCGCATCGACGACCTCAAGTTCAAGAGCGCGATCTGCGGTCAAACGCTCGCCTGTCAGCAAGGCTGCCCGTATTGCAGTGGGACTTAACTTGCTACAAACGAGCTCGTTCATGCGCACCGTCAGCGTCATGTTGAGGTCGACCTCAGGAAGACAGAAAAAACCTCTGTCATCTCTCATAACGCTGTAATCCGATGCCAAGACAATCATGGCGCCCAAACCAAACGCGTGGCCAGTGACAAGGGACACCACGGGGAACGGCGCGTCCAGAACACGCGCAAGAACACGCATGCACAGCTCGGTGAATTCCTTGTCACCGCTCGCCATCAAATATTCCAAGTCTAGCCCCTGACTGAAGTTCTTTCCCTCACCGGACAGTAAGAGAATCTGGCACTCCTCGTCCGCGATAGCATTCGAAATTGCCTCATCAAACTGCCCGAGCGTCTCAGGGTTAAAGCGACCCTCTCCCACAAACTGGTGGCGGTGAATAGCAGGCATAAAAACATTCTCTCGACTAAAATATCTCTGCGTAAATACTACAGGATGCACACCGCGTTGCGGTAAACTTTGCATAACAAAACGAATCAAAAACCACTGGGGGAATACATGACAAAACTGGAGCAGCTGGCTGTGATGAGTACCGTAGTCGCAGACACGGGCGACATCGACGCGATCGCGAAACTTAAGCCAGTAGATGCAACAACCAACCCCTCACTACTGCTCAAAGCTGCAGGACTCAGCCGCTTTGAGGCGGACGTAACTGCGCTCAAGGGCAATGCAAACGCTGCGGATGAGTTCGCTGTTCGCGTCGGCTCACAAATCGTTGCGCTCGTGCCGGGTGTTATCAGTACTGAGGTCGATGCGAGACTGTCCTTCGATACTCAAGCGACGATTGCGAAAGCGGAAAAGCTGATCGAGCTCTATGACAACGCCGGTGTTTCGTCTGACAGAGTGCTCATCAAGATTGCTTCAACTTGGGAAGGTATCCAAGCGGCGGCTGAATTGGAAAAGCGTGGCATCCATTGCAACCTCACGTTGCTGTTTGGTTTTGAGCAGGCGCGAGCCTGTGCCGACGCTGGCGTTTTCCTCATTTCGCCCTTTGTTGGTCGAATTACCGATTGGTACAAGGCGAATACGGATATTGTCATTGACTCGCCTGCACAGGATCCCGGTGTTCAATCGGTTACCAAGATCTTCAATCACTACAAAACACACGGCTATAACACCGTGGTTATGGGGGCGAGTTTCCGTAACACGGGACAAATTGAAGCGCTTGCAGGTTGCGACCGTTTAACCATCTCGCCCGATCTCCTTGATGAACTCGGTGCCAGCGACGGCGAACTGCCTGAAGCGCTCTCGAAAGCACAGGCTGCGACGCAAACCGGCCAGCCGATCTCAGAGAGTGATTTTAGGTTCGAGCATAATGAGAGCGCGATGGCTAGCGAGAAACTCGCTGACGGCATCAGACGATTTGTTGCGGATCAGGTAAAGTTGGAAGCAGCCCTTGCCTAAGTTCTAGGCGCAATCTCGTGGATGCGTTTCTTGAGAACTCAGAGGCAAGCATTCAACAAAAAAGCGCCCGAGGGCGCTTTTTTATTACGTATCAATCGTTAAGGCATCGTCAGTGGCTATTAAGCTATCTGAGTTCTACCGTTGAACCGAGCGCTACTGGCTGATACTTGCGACAGATGCACCGACTATTCATGTGTCACGCATCGAGTGGCTCAAAAACCACCTTAAGGCTCAGATTAACCAAACTTCGCCTCGCGCTTCTCGAAAAATGCAGCCACTGCCTCGAGTTGATTGGGCTTGTAGATAATCTCCGTTTGCTCGACAGACTCAGCCATGAGCAAGTCCGCATCGGTCGCATCGCCCATCATGTTGGAGATACGTTTTGCACCTCGAATCGCATCTGGATTCTTGCTTGCGATAACGTGGGCGAGCTCCATAGCTCGCGCAAGCGGATCCTCATTCACCTCGGTCGCGAACCCATAAGTCTGTGCGTCCTCGCCTGAGAACATCTCGTTGGTGTAAACCAGACGGCGCAAAATGTCGTCACGCACATTACCGCGCCAGAGCGGGTAACCCGACATATCAGGCACTAAGCCCCAGCGCATTTCCATAACCGCACAACGCGTTTCAGGATGAATGATCTTGATGTCAGAGCCTGCCATCAATTGAAGCCCACCGCCGAAACACACTCCGTGCACAGCAGCTATCACAGGCACCGGTAGCTGACGCCAACCCCACCCCATCTGCTGCACCCAGTTTGCCTTGCCATGGGTTCGAGGAACGAGGTCAGAGGGTGCGTCATCGTTGAGTCCAAAACTTCCTAGGTCGAGACCTGCGCAAAACGCATTGCCCTCGCCGCTCAGCACAATCACTCTGATGGAATCATCAGCAGCAAGTGCTTCAAGCGCAGCACTGAGGCCCTCGAACATCGCTGGATCAAGCGCGTTCATTTTATCGCCTCGGTTTAATCTTACGTGGCAGACACCGTCTGTAGTGCTCATCAATACGCGATCTGACATTTGTTTTTCCTTTTTTATAGGTAGCTATGTCTACCGATTTATATGTTCAACACCTTCAATGTGGAATGGCCTTTTTGGCAAAGACTTGAGGCCCGCATACTGTTACGTGACCCTCACAGCGCATAATAGCGACCGCTAGGAGTACCGGCAATTAGCGGTCATACACCGCAGTCATCGGGATGCACATTAAAAGCAGTAGAAACCGCCCACACATCGACGGCCCAAAAAGAAAAATTGGTATTTGCAAAGCCGCGATCACAGGGGTACTTTTCGGTCTCAACCAAAAATAACGAGGCCACCATGAACTCGATCGCAGATATCAATCCAACTATCGCCGCGTCTGTAGAGCAGGCAGAGGCCATTCGTGGCTCAATGCAGATGAAGCTCGATGAGATGCGCCAGGCATACCATAAAGCGCCCTACCCGACCCTCGACGAGCGAAAGCACGATCTGAAACAGCTTAAGCGACTCATCGGAGACAACACCGAGGCAATTGCCAAGGCAATCTCTGAGGACTACGGGCACCGTTCAGAGCACGAGACCATGTTTGCGGAATTCATCGGTACCGGGGGCGGCATTGATGACATTCTCAAAAATTTAAAGAAGTGGATGAAAGATGAGAAGCGTCACATTGACTCCACGATGTTTCCCTTTGCGAGCAATACGGTAAAGCCTCAACCACTGGGCGTCGTGGGGCTTATTATTCCTTGGAACTTCCCCGTCTTTTTGTCGGTATCGCAGATCGCTACGGCGTTTGCTGCGGGTAACCGAGTCATGGTCAAAATGTCCGAAAACAGCCGTTCGCTGACGCGACTACTCCGTGAGCTCTCTCCAAAGTATTTACCCGAGGACAAGCTTGTATTCCTAGAGGAGACGGGCGGCGTTGGTATCGAGTTCTCCAAACTCGCATTCGACCTCATCATCTTCACTGGATCAGGTGCGACGGGTAAAAAAGTGATGGCATCTGCTGCAGAGAACCTCACACCCGTGATCCTCGAGCTGGGTGGTAAGTCCCCCGCCATTATCGATCCAAAATACGATCTCGCAAAAGCTGCCGAGCGCATCATGTTTGCCAAGCAGTTCAACGCAGGCCAAATTTGCGTCAATGTCGATTACGTGATGGTCCATAAGTCACAGGCCGATGAATTTATTCAGCACTGTAGTGACTGGCTAAAAGCGAACGTGCCAACGGTTAATTCAGATGACTATACGTCAATGATCGACCAGCGTGCCTATGACCGCATGATGGCAACACTTGATGATGCGCGCGCTTATGGTGCCAAGATCATTAACCCCACCGGCGAAGAGCCTAACCCCGAGACACGCAAGGTCCCCGTGCAGTTTGTGGTAGATACTTCGCCTGAGATGATCATTCGCAACCGCGAAACCTTTGGTCCGCTACTGATGATTGTGACTTACGAGTCAGAAGACGACGTGATTGCACATGTCAACGCGGGAGACCGCCCACTGGCCATGTATCCGTTCACAAAAAACAAAAAACTCGCCGATCACTACATCACCCACATTATGTCGGGAGGTGTGAGTATCAATGACGCGCTGCTTCACGTATCACAGCATGATCTACCCTTTGGTGGTGTCGGTGGCAGCGGTATGGGTCATTACCACGGCAAGGAAGGCTTCATGTCTTGCTCGAAGATGCGCCCAGTGTTCCATCAGGCAAACTTCACCATCAATAAGTTCATGGGACCTCCCTACGTGGGCTTTAAAGACAAGATGTACCGAGCGCTCACCAAGAAAAATCTGAAGTAGTGCAGAGCACTCTCACAAAAAAAAGGCCCCTAATGGGGCCTTTTTTTGTGCACCGCGTTCGACTCAAATTTTATGCGCTAGTCGAAGCTGCGAATGGCGTTTCGAGTGTTGAACTTCTCTAGCGATACACTGATCACTGCGGTCCTCTTACCAGAGTGTGCTGTTATCACAACGCTACGCTCGCAGAACCCTCAATTACCAAAATGCCGCATAAATCAGTACTAGGATCAATCCGATCGCAATCGACGCGACATTAAACCCTTGCGTTGTGCCGAACTGAATATCGCCCAGCATGACGGGCTGCCCCTCCTCAGGTGCCTGTGTCAGGCGCGAGACAATAACGCCTAGCGCCACGTTCAGCAAAAATACGAGCCAGATGCGCAAGACAAAAGGTAGATCCGGCATGCTCATCTTTAGCGCCAAACTGGCGACGACTGAGCCAATTAACACGGCGTAGGCACTCGCTTCATTGGCACGACGATCAAAGAAACCCAAAAGGAAAATAATCACCACCCCAGGCGCGATAAAGCCCGTGTACTCCTGAATCGTTTGAAAAGCGCTCTCCATACCCCCCAGAAACGGGCGTGCAAGAACCAGCGCGATGAGCATCGCTGCAAAGGCAACAACACGCCCTACGGTGACGTAATGTGCTTCGCCTCGATCTCCAGAGGTGTATTGCTTGTAAATATCCATCGTGAAGATAGTTGCAATCGAGTTCATCATTGATGCCAGCGACGAGACGATTGCCGCGATCAGAGCGGCAAAAACCAGCCCGCGAAGCCCCTCGGGTGCCAATTTCATCAACTCGCCGTAGGTTCGATCTGATTTTTCATTCAGAACTTCTGCAGCAAGAGCACCATCTTGAGAAAGAACCAGTGCAGCAATGCCGGGAATGACCACAATGAGCGGAATGAGTAGCTTCAAAAAGGCCGCAAAAGCGAGGCCCTTCTGAGCTTCAGCGAGGCTCTCCGCACCGAGCGCTCTTTGAATGATGTATTGGTTAAACCCCCAATACGAAAAATGCAGGACCCAGAGCCCCCCTAACAAGGTCCAAATACCTGGAAGATCCCCGTAATTGGGATGTGACTCATCGAGAATCATTTCAAAATGGCCGGGAACCTCTTCACCCAGCCGGGCCAGCCCAGCTCCTGCGCCATTTCCTGATCCGACTGCATCCAGCGCAATCCAGGTGATAGCCAAACCGCCCAGGATAAGAATCACGACTTGGATAATGTCGGTCAGCGCTACCGCTTTCAAGCCACCATAAATCGAGTACATTACCGCGAAGATGGCGAGACCTATCATGGCAGTCATGACATCAAGCCCAGTAAGACTCTCGATTGCGAGGCCACCCAACCATAGAACAGCGGTTAAATTCACAGCGGTATATAAGACAATCCAATAAAAGGACATCAAGGACTTAACACCCGTGCCGTAACGCGTCTGAAGGAACTGCGGCATTGTGTAAATTTCGCGCTTTAAGAAGATGGGCAGGAAATACTTGGCCACAATAAGCAGCACAATCGCCGCCTGCCACTCGTAAGCTGCAATCGCCAGACCGACGACAAAGCCTTGCCCGGACTGACCAATAATTTGCTCGGCCGATATGTTAGCCGCGATCAAGGAAGCGCCAATCGCCCACCAAGGCAGCGTCCTACCTGCTAGGAAATAATCCTCTGTGGTTTTTGCCTGACCTGAGTCACGTGAAACCCACTGAGCGATGCCAAATAAACCGATGGCGTATACCGCCAGAATCACCAAATCAATGGTGCCCATATGAACCCCTTTTATTATTTGTTCTCGACAGGCGGGTGAGAGCGCTAGTCGAGCAACATTGTGTCGTTAACAAGGTCTGCACAAGATGCGATCGATCGTATCTCAGGCATCGTTGTTAATTTGATCTCCGATATGTCCAGCGTTATATCACCCTCTGTTGCTAGCACAAAGGCTGTATTTACCTGCGCCAAATTTAGACCCGCCTCTTGGAAGCAGGCGACGGGTACTGCGCGCTTGGTCCACTCACCCACAGGAGCGTCGAGTAATACTTTGGTGAATCGCACAGCACCCGAGCAGGGATATTTGCAGTCCATGCGTAACGATACAGGTGACGTAGGCGGACTCTGAATCCTGAAGTCGATTGATAACGCGCCTCCCGCGTCATTAAGCGCCGTCAGATCGGTGGGGTACTCAGACTGCATGTAAACCTGCGAAAGCCGCCCTTCAGCACCTGTGAAGGTCAAGCGTCGAGCATCCTCTTGGACTAAACGATCAATTGCCTCGATGGTCACACTACCGGTTGACGATTGGGAACTGCTGGATGTTGCCTCGACCGCCCAATCACTCGAGTCTCCCGAGAAGAGTTTCCAGGAACCGCGAGGCCCACCATTGAACACTTCTTGATCGAGACTGTTGTCCGCACCAATCAACACTTCGGATAGGTCACTCCAAGCAAACGCATCGGTTACAGACAGCCCGTATCCAATTGGAAAAGCAAATGTATCAACGGGCAAGTCGCGATCGATAGCATTGACGTCTAGCGCTGGCCACGGCATCGGTAACCTGCCTGTGAAATCGTGCTGGACGCCTCCGTCTGCGTCTTGCAGTAACACGTCCGCCACGCCCTGCCCTTCGCTACCCGGCAACCAAGAAACGACAAACGCGTCACTCAAGTTCAGGATGTCGTTCACCCACATCGGACGGCCCGTAAGGAAAACCGCAACGACAGGAATGCCACGTTCTTTCAGAGCCTTCATGCGTGACCGTTCAGCACGCTGGTCGTACCACGCCACCGAATACACATCACCCTGCATCTCAGCGTACGGTGTTTCACCGAAGACGAAGATCG encodes the following:
- a CDS encoding transaldolase (PFAM: Transaldolase~TIGRFAM: transaldolase), translated to MTKLEQLAVMSTVVADTGDIDAIAKLKPVDATTNPSLLLKAAGLSRFEADVTALKGNANAADEFAVRVGSQIVALVPGVISTEVDARLSFDTQATIAKAEKLIELYDNAGVSSDRVLIKIASTWEGIQAAAELEKRGIHCNLTLLFGFEQARACADAGVFLISPFVGRITDWYKANTDIVIDSPAQDPGVQSVTKIFNHYKTHGYNTVVMGASFRNTGQIEALAGCDRLTISPDLLDELGASDGELPEALSKAQAATQTGQPISESDFRFEHNESAMASEKLADGIRRFVADQVKLEAALA
- a CDS encoding 3-deoxy-D-arabinoheptulosonate-7-phosphate synthase (PFAM: DAHP synthetase I family~TIGRFAM: phospho-2-dehydro-3-deoxyheptonate aldolase) — protein: MSTQDVSTIDDVRIDGINDLVSPNEIITNYPVPAETAELIEATRSRISNIMRGEDPRLLVVIGPCSIHDADAALEYAQKLMHVRNQYADKLEVVMRTYFEKPRTSLGWKGYINDPFLNGSFKINEGLALARELLLTINNMGLPTAGEFLDAITPQYVADLMSWGAIGARTTESQVHRQLASGLSCPVGFKNGTEGNVQIAVDAIRAAGASHHFLSVTKTGTAAIVKTAGNPDCHLILRGGLKPNYDAASVREAELLLENAGLTSGLMVDCSHANSQKDHAKQIGVCKSIVDQRREGSSAIKGVMIESHLVGGNQPIAAPDELAYGKSITDACLGWADSEMLLEALANG
- a CDS encoding enoyl-CoA hydratase/carnithine racemase (PFAM: Enoyl-CoA hydratase/isomerase family), which gives rise to MSDRVLMSTTDGVCHVRLNRGDKMNALDPAMFEGLSAALEALAADDSIRVIVLSGEGNAFCAGLDLGSFGLNDDAPSDLVPRTHGKANWVQQMGWGWRQLPVPVIAAVHGVCFGGGLQLMAGSDIKIIHPETRCAVMEMRWGLVPDMSGYPLWRGNVRDDILRRLVYTNEMFSGEDAQTYGFATEVNEDPLARAMELAHVIASKNPDAIRGAKRISNMMGDATDADLLMAESVEQTEIIYKPNQLEAVAAFFEKREAKFG
- a CDS encoding NAD-dependent aldehyde dehydrogenase (PFAM: Aldehyde dehydrogenase family), whose translation is MNSIADINPTIAASVEQAEAIRGSMQMKLDEMRQAYHKAPYPTLDERKHDLKQLKRLIGDNTEAIAKAISEDYGHRSEHETMFAEFIGTGGGIDDILKNLKKWMKDEKRHIDSTMFPFASNTVKPQPLGVVGLIIPWNFPVFLSVSQIATAFAAGNRVMVKMSENSRSLTRLLRELSPKYLPEDKLVFLEETGGVGIEFSKLAFDLIIFTGSGATGKKVMASAAENLTPVILELGGKSPAIIDPKYDLAKAAERIMFAKQFNAGQICVNVDYVMVHKSQADEFIQHCSDWLKANVPTVNSDDYTSMIDQRAYDRMMATLDDARAYGAKIINPTGEEPNPETRKVPVQFVVDTSPEMIIRNRETFGPLLMIVTYESEDDVIAHVNAGDRPLAMYPFTKNKKLADHYITHIMSGGVSINDALLHVSQHDLPFGGVGGSGMGHYHGKEGFMSCSKMRPVFHQANFTINKFMGPPYVGFKDKMYRALTKKNLK
- a CDS encoding enoyl-CoA hydratase/carnithine racemase (PFAM: Enoyl-CoA hydratase/isomerase family); this translates as MPAIHRHQFVGEGRFNPETLGQFDEAISNAIADEECQILLLSGEGKNFSQGLDLEYLMASGDKEFTELCMRVLARVLDAPFPVVSLVTGHAFGLGAMIVLASDYSVMRDDRGFFCLPEVDLNMTLTVRMNELVCSKLSPTAIRAALLTGERLTADRALELEVVDAIGTLDTLEELGLQVAAPMMGKNRRSLAGLKRGFNQPIIELIESDEPDGPITAPAFP
- a CDS encoding SSS sodium solute transporter (PFAM: Sodium:solute symporter family~TIGRFAM: transporter, SSS family), whose product is MGTIDLVILAVYAIGLFGIAQWVSRDSGQAKTTEDYFLAGRTLPWWAIGASLIAANISAEQIIGQSGQGFVVGLAIAAYEWQAAIVLLIVAKYFLPIFLKREIYTMPQFLQTRYGTGVKSLMSFYWIVLYTAVNLTAVLWLGGLAIESLTGLDVMTAMIGLAIFAVMYSIYGGLKAVALTDIIQVVILILGGLAITWIALDAVGSGNGAGAGLARLGEEVPGHFEMILDESHPNYGDLPGIWTLLGGLWVLHFSYWGFNQYIIQRALGAESLAEAQKGLAFAAFLKLLIPLIVVIPGIAALVLSQDGALAAEVLNEKSDRTYGELMKLAPEGLRGLVFAALIAAIVSSLASMMNSIATIFTMDIYKQYTSGDRGEAHYVTVGRVVAFAAMLIALVLARPFLGGMESAFQTIQEYTGFIAPGVVIIFLLGFFDRRANEASAYAVLIGSVVASLALKMSMPDLPFVLRIWLVFLLNVALGVIVSRLTQAPEEGQPVMLGDIQFGTTQGFNVASIAIGLILVLIYAAFW